A segment of the Streptomyces diastaticus subsp. diastaticus genome:
CCTGGAGGAACTCCTCGGCAAGCACGTCGCGGGGATGGAGGGTTCCAGCGGGCGGCTGCGGTTCACCACCTCCTTCGAGGAGGCCGCGGACTTCGGCGACGTCCACTTCGTCTGCGTGAACACGCCGCAGAAGCAGGGGGAGTACGCCTGCGACATGAGCTACGTGGAGAACGCCTTCGCCTCGCTCGCCCCGCACCTGACCCGGCCCGCGCTGGTGGTCGGCAAGTCGACGGTCCCGGTGGGCTCCGCCGACCGGCTGGCCGCCGAGCTGGCCGCGGCCGCGCCGGTGGGCGCGGCCGCCGAGCTGGCCTGGAACCCGGAGTTCCTGCGCGAGGGCTTCGCCGTCGACGACACCCTGCGCCCGGACCGGATCGTGGTCGGCGTGCGCAGCGCCCGCGCCGAGGAGCTGCTGCGCGAGGTGTACGCGACTCCGGTCGCCGAGGGCTCTCCCTTCATCGTCACCGACTTCCCCACCGCCGAGCTGGTGAAGACGGCCGCCAACTCCTTCCTCGCCACCAAGATCTCCTTCATCAACGCGATGGCCGAGGTCTGCGAGGCGGCCGACGGCGACGTGGCGAAGCTCGCCGAGGCGCTCGGCCACGACGACCGGATCGGAGGCAAGTTCCTGCGGGCCGGCATCGGCTTCGGCGGCGGCTGCCTGCCCAAGGACATCCGGGCGTTCATGGCCCGCGCCGGTGAGCTGGGGGCCGACCAGGCGCTGACCTTCCTGCGCGAGGTCGACTCGGTCAACATGCGGCGCCGGGGGCACATGGTGGAGCTGGCCCTGGAGGCGGTCGGCAACACCTCGTTCCTCGGCAAGCGGGTCGCGGTGCTGGGTGCCACCTTCAAGCCCGACTCGGACGACGTACGGGACTCCCCGGCGCTGAACGTGGCCGGGCAGATCCACCTCCAGGGCGGCCAGGTCACCGTCTACGACCCGAAGGGCATGGACAACGCCCGCCGCGTCTTCCCCACTCTCGGCTACGCCGGCTCGGCGCTGGAGGCGGTGCGGGGCGCCGACGTCGTCCTCCACCTCACCGAGTGGAGCGAGTTCCGCGAGCTGGACCCGGCCGAGCTGGCCGCCGCCGTCTCCACCCCGATACTGCTGGACGGCCGCAACGCCCTGGACCCGGAGGTCTGGCGCAAGGCCGGCTGGACGTTCCGGGCGATGGGCCGGCCGCGCGCCTGACCGTGTCGCGGCGGGGGGCGGCGGACCGGCCCGGCCCTACTCCCCCGCCCGCCGCGCCCGGTACGCCCGCATCTTCGCCCGGGCCCCGCAGACCTCCATGGAGCACCAGCGGCCCCGCCCCGCCGGGCTGCGGTCGTAGTAGGCCCAGCGGCAGGTCTCGTCCTCGCAGACCTTCAGCCGCTGCCAGGTGCCGTCCATCGAGCCGAGGGCGACGGCGACCGCGACGCGGGCGGTGAGGGAGTCCGGGTCGGCCGGGACGATGCGGGCCGAGCCGTCCGCCGGGTCGACGGCGGTGAGCAGCGGCGCGCGGGCCAGCAGGTCGCCGAGGGCGGGCACGTCGTCGTGGGGCGGGTGCCCGGCGTGGGCGAGACAGGCGGCGCGCAGGGATTCCCGCAGCTCCCGGACGGCCGCCACCTCCGCCCGGTCCACGCCCAGCGCCGCCCGGCCCTCCGCCGTGTCGAGCGTGTCGGTCCCCTCCTCCAGGTCCACCGTGTTGACCAGGGCTTGGACGAGGGCGAGGGGCCCGGGGGCGGAAGGTCTGGCCATGCCCACGACGTTACTCGCAGCCGGGACTACCGGGCCCCGGCCGCCGCCCGGGGTGTGAGGACCTGGTCGAGGGAGTCGGTGCGCCACTGCCGCAGAAGGGCGTGGAAGGCGACGGCGCCGTGCGGGTAGGCGGCGACGTTGGCGCGGCCGCCGCCCTCGCGGTTGTAGTACCCGGGCGTGCACTCGGCGTGGAACCACTCGTGGTCGGGGGCGCCCTCGCGTATCTCGGCGAGCCAGGCGTCCTCGGTCTCCCGGGAGGGTTCGAGCACCGCGTCCGCGGCCTCGGCGGCGGCGACGAGGGCGGCCGCGTGGAGGGCCTGCTCGTCCAGGATGTGGGTGTAGTTGACGCTGCTGGCGTTCTGCAGGCTGCCCATCTGGAGCAGGTTGGGGAAGCCGTGGCCGGTGAAGCCGTGCAGGGTGCGCGGGCCCTGCCGGCCCCAGGCGTCCAGCAGGGACACGCCGCCGCGCCCGCGCACGGGCAGCTTGCCGGAGAGGACACCGGAGACGCCGACGGAGAAGCCGGTGGCGAAGATCAGGCAGTCGAGCGGGTAGGTGGTGTCGCCGACGACGACGCCGTCCTCGGTCAGCCGCTCGATCCCGTGGGTGTCCGCGGTGTCGACCAGGGTGACGTTCTCCCGGTTGAAGGCCGGGTAGTACACGTCCGAGAAGGCGGGCCGCTTGCAGGCGTACCGGTACCAGGGCTGGAGCTTCTCGGCGGTGGCCGGGTCGGTGACGCTGTCGGCGACCCGGGCGCGCAGCTCGTTCATCTTGGCGGCGTCGGCCGCCTCGTAGGCCGCTTCGAACGTCTCCCGGTCGCCCTCGCGGCGGAAGCTCGGCAGCAGCTTCTCCAGCAGGCCGGCGGAGGCCGTCCAGCCGTCGGCCACCAGGTCCTCCTCGACGGGCTCGCCGGAGACGACGCGCAGGAAGTTCTCCCGGCGCTCGCGGGCCCAGCCGTCGTGGTCGGCGCCGACGTCCCGGGCGTCGGTACGGCGGTTGCCGCGTACGTCCACGGAGGAGGGGGTGCGCTGGAAGACGAGGACGTGCCCGGCGTCCTCCGCCAGCTTCGGGATCGCCTGTACACCCGTGGCCCCGGTGCCGACGACGCCGACCCGCTTGCCCGCGAGCTTCGTCATGCCGCCGTCCGGGCCGCCGCCGGTGTAGCCGTAGTCCCACCGGGAGGTGTGGAAGGTGTGGCCGGCGAACTTCTCGACGCCGGGGATGGCGGGGAGCTTGGGCTCCGAGAGGGTGCCGGTCGCCGTGATCACGTACCGCGCCCGGAACGCGTCGTCCCGGTCGGTGGTGACCAGCCACTCCTCGGCCGTCTCGTCCCAGCTCAGGGAGGTGACGGTGGTGGAGAAGAGGGCGTCGGCGCCGAGGTCGAACTGCTCGGCGACGCGGACGGCGTGGCGGCGGATCTCCTCGCCGGGCGAGTACTTCCACTCGGGCACGTAGCCGGTCTCGTCCAGCAGCGGCAGGTAGACGTGCGACTCGATGTCGCAGTGCACGCCGGGGTACCTGTTCCAGTACCAGGTGCCTCCGAAGCCGCCGCCCGTCTCGACGACGCGGACGCGCCGCACGCCCTGCTGCCGCAGCCGCGCCCCGGCGAGGATGCCACCGAACCCGCCGCCGACGACGGCCACGTCGACGGTGTCGCGCAAGGGGTCGCGGTCGGGAACGCCGTCGGCGTACGGGTCGGCGGCGTAGTAGCCGAACTCGGCCTCGGCCCCACGGTACTGGCCGGTCCCGTCGGGGCGGACCCGCCGCTCGCGTTCCTGCCGGTAGCGCTTCCTCAGCTCGGCGAGTTCTTCTTCGCCGACGGGGTGAGAGGTCGTCATGTCGAGCTGTTCCTCGTCCTGTTGGGGGAGTCTTCCGAGGAGCGGACCGGCCTGGTGAAGGCGGGGGCGGCCCGCGCCGCGAGCGGGGTGTCCACTACCGTACACCCCAACCGGACAGCAGTGTCCGGTAGTCAGGCGCCGCTCCCCACGCGACCGCCCGGCGGCTGCCCCGGGGTTCGCGAAGGCGAATCCAGCGGGCGGCGGCGCCTGCTGACCCGCCGACAGGAAGAGTGCTCCCCCTCATGCGACGCTTCACGATCCGCGTACTGGCCGGGCTCGCGGCCGCCGGCATGCTGACCCTCACCGGCTGCGGCACCCAGCCGGCCGCCACCGCGGACGGCGAGCCCGCCGCCACCGCCGGGCGGACCATCACGGCCGAGCGCCTGGCCCGGCTGACCCGGCCGCACGAGGAGACCGGCATGACCCTGCTGGAGGGCCCGCTCCTCGACGAGCGGGGCCGCCTGCTGGTCGTCGACGTCACCGCGCCGGCCGGCGAGCCGAAGGTGATCCGCGTCGACGTGGAGCGGGGCAGGGGCACGCCGTTCCACACCGACGACCGCGGCGCCTACACCTCCGCCCAGTTCAGCCCCCACGACGGGCGGATCTACCTCACCGACTACGCCCACGGCGAGATCGTCAGCCTCGCCCCGGGCGGCGGCGACCGGCGCGTCTTCTTCACGGGCGAGGTCGACGGCGCCCCGATGAACCCCGACGACCTCGCCTTCGACCGCGAGGGCCACCTCTACGTCAGCGACTCGCGCGGCCTCACCGAGGGCACCGCCGAGGGACGCCTGGTGCGGATCGACCGGAACGGAGAGAAGGCCACCGTCCTGGCCGAGGACCTGGCCGCGCCGAACGGCATCTCCTTCGACGAGGAGTACCGCGGACTGTGGTTCAGCGAACTCACCGAGAACCGCGTCTCCTACCTGCGGCTCGACGCCCAGGGCGAGGCGGCATCCCGGCACACCGCCATCCGGGTCGACGGCGGGATCGCGCAGACCGACTCGATCGCCGTGGACGCCGAGGGCAACCTCTACCAGGGCCTGCACGGCCGCCCCGCCATGGCGGTGTACGACCGGCACGGGGCACGCCTGGCCACCGTCGAGGTGCCCGCCCGCCACAAGGGGCTCGAATCCGCCACCAACGTCGCCATCACCCCCGGCGGGACCCGTGCCTACATGACGGTGAGCGGCCCCGCGGGCGGGTACGTCTACACCTTCGACGCCCTGGGCCAGGGCATCCGCCAGTCGAACGGAGGCTGAACCCCGGCCGCGTCAGCCGCTGAACGGCCCCACCGGCCCCACCTCGACCCCGAGCAGCGCCCAGGCCGCCAGGGCCCGGCGCTCGCGGTCCTCCCGGGTGGGGCCGGTGACCGCGCCGGAGACCATGGCCACGGCCAGCATCAGATCCGCCACCCCCAGCGGACTCCCGCCGCGCAGGGGGGTCCGCAGGGCGCGCTCCAGGCGCCCCGCCAGTTCCTCGGCGTGCGCGAGCGCCTCGCGGTGCCGGGTCGTCCCCTCCGCGCGCAGCAGGCCGATGAAGGCGGCGGACTCCGCGAGGTGCCAGGTCAGGACGGCCAGGACGTCGGCGAGGGTGGCGCCCTCGACGGCGGCGGCCCGCTCGACCTGCCGCACGTTCTCCTCCAGCACGGTGGCCGCGATGGCGGACCGGTCCGGGAAGTGCCGGTAGAGGCTGCCCTGCCCGACGCCGGCCCGGCGCGCGATCTCGGCCATCGGGGCGTCCAGACCGACCTCGGCGTAGACCTCGCGAGCCGCCGCGACCAGGGCGGCGCGGTTCCGCGCGGCGGCCTTCGGCCCCTGGTTCACCCGGTGTCGCTCCCCGGACGCGCTCGGCTCTGTCACCTCGGCAGCATAGCCAGGCTCCGGGCGGCCACCCGCCGACGGGCTGCGGGCAGGGACCGGCGGAACACCACGGCCACCACACGGCGCGTTACTCCTTGAAAGCTTCTACCAGTAACGGGATGATGCTCGTCGACACCCCGTGCACCCGTCCGTGAGGAGCTCCCATGCCCATCGCCACCCTCGACGTGGTCGTCCTGGACACCCCCACCCCCCTGGCCCTGGCCAACTTCTACGCGGCGATCCTCGGCGGCACCGTGGAGCAGCCCGCCGAGTACTGGGTCGAGCTGCACGGCCCGGGCGTCAAACTGGCCTTCCAGGAGGCGCCGGACCTGGTCCCGCCCACCTGGCCGTCGCCGGACAACTCCCAGCAGTTCCACCTCGACCTGAACGTCCCCGACCTGGAGGTCGCCGAGAGCCAGGTCCTGGCGCTCGGCGCCCGCCCGCTCGACACCCGCCCCGACCGCTCGTTCCGGGTCTACGCCGACCCGTCCGGCCACCCG
Coding sequences within it:
- a CDS encoding SMP-30/gluconolactonase/LRE family protein; this encodes MRRFTIRVLAGLAAAGMLTLTGCGTQPAATADGEPAATAGRTITAERLARLTRPHEETGMTLLEGPLLDERGRLLVVDVTAPAGEPKVIRVDVERGRGTPFHTDDRGAYTSAQFSPHDGRIYLTDYAHGEIVSLAPGGGDRRVFFTGEVDGAPMNPDDLAFDREGHLYVSDSRGLTEGTAEGRLVRIDRNGEKATVLAEDLAAPNGISFDEEYRGLWFSELTENRVSYLRLDAQGEAASRHTAIRVDGGIAQTDSIAVDAEGNLYQGLHGRPAMAVYDRHGARLATVEVPARHKGLESATNVAITPGGTRAYMTVSGPAGGYVYTFDALGQGIRQSNGG
- a CDS encoding VOC family protein; the encoded protein is MPIATLDVVVLDTPTPLALANFYAAILGGTVEQPAEYWVELHGPGVKLAFQEAPDLVPPTWPSPDNSQQFHLDLNVPDLEVAESQVLALGARPLDTRPDRSFRVYADPSGHPFCLCRE
- a CDS encoding UDP-glucose dehydrogenase family protein is translated as MALRITVIGTGYLGATHAAAMAELGFEVLGLDVVPEKIELLSKGRVPMYEPGLEELLGKHVAGMEGSSGRLRFTTSFEEAADFGDVHFVCVNTPQKQGEYACDMSYVENAFASLAPHLTRPALVVGKSTVPVGSADRLAAELAAAAPVGAAAELAWNPEFLREGFAVDDTLRPDRIVVGVRSARAEELLREVYATPVAEGSPFIVTDFPTAELVKTAANSFLATKISFINAMAEVCEAADGDVAKLAEALGHDDRIGGKFLRAGIGFGGGCLPKDIRAFMARAGELGADQALTFLREVDSVNMRRRGHMVELALEAVGNTSFLGKRVAVLGATFKPDSDDVRDSPALNVAGQIHLQGGQVTVYDPKGMDNARRVFPTLGYAGSALEAVRGADVVLHLTEWSEFRELDPAELAAAVSTPILLDGRNALDPEVWRKAGWTFRAMGRPRA
- a CDS encoding TetR/AcrR family transcriptional regulator codes for the protein MNQGPKAAARNRAALVAAAREVYAEVGLDAPMAEIARRAGVGQGSLYRHFPDRSAIAATVLEENVRQVERAAAVEGATLADVLAVLTWHLAESAAFIGLLRAEGTTRHREALAHAEELAGRLERALRTPLRGGSPLGVADLMLAVAMVSGAVTGPTREDRERRALAAWALLGVEVGPVGPFSG
- a CDS encoding CGNR zinc finger domain-containing protein, translated to MARPSAPGPLALVQALVNTVDLEEGTDTLDTAEGRAALGVDRAEVAAVRELRESLRAACLAHAGHPPHDDVPALGDLLARAPLLTAVDPADGSARIVPADPDSLTARVAVAVALGSMDGTWQRLKVCEDETCRWAYYDRSPAGRGRWCSMEVCGARAKMRAYRARRAGE
- a CDS encoding flavin-containing monooxygenase, producing MTTSHPVGEEELAELRKRYRQERERRVRPDGTGQYRGAEAEFGYYAADPYADGVPDRDPLRDTVDVAVVGGGFGGILAGARLRQQGVRRVRVVETGGGFGGTWYWNRYPGVHCDIESHVYLPLLDETGYVPEWKYSPGEEIRRHAVRVAEQFDLGADALFSTTVTSLSWDETAEEWLVTTDRDDAFRARYVITATGTLSEPKLPAIPGVEKFAGHTFHTSRWDYGYTGGGPDGGMTKLAGKRVGVVGTGATGVQAIPKLAEDAGHVLVFQRTPSSVDVRGNRRTDARDVGADHDGWARERRENFLRVVSGEPVEEDLVADGWTASAGLLEKLLPSFRREGDRETFEAAYEAADAAKMNELRARVADSVTDPATAEKLQPWYRYACKRPAFSDVYYPAFNRENVTLVDTADTHGIERLTEDGVVVGDTTYPLDCLIFATGFSVGVSGVLSGKLPVRGRGGVSLLDAWGRQGPRTLHGFTGHGFPNLLQMGSLQNASSVNYTHILDEQALHAAALVAAAEAADAVLEPSRETEDAWLAEIREGAPDHEWFHAECTPGYYNREGGGRANVAAYPHGAVAFHALLRQWRTDSLDQVLTPRAAAGAR